The genomic window TCGAGGCTCTTGAAAATCTAGGAATTGAGGTCCCCAAGGCCCTGGATCCCAGAATTCCGGCTTGGGTTAAGGTCCCGTGGCATGTTGAAGCGTGGTGTTACCACACACGCCCGCCCGTCAGTCGTGCGGTTCTCGATGTTCTCTGGGATCGAGGGTTCCGGGACATGGATCAGCTGGATAAGGATGGAGTGCCACCCTTTATGACCGATGTTTTTACGCTTGGCAATTTAGATTATTGTTATTGGTTTGTTGAGCATGGTGCGGACATATGGGCCCCATTATGTCAACGACAATGCAGTAATCCGCGGGAGTCGGATGACATACGGACACCGGCGCATTTCTTGCTCGCAAAAATCGGCAGGTGGTTTCGACCGACTCGCTTTGCTAACGAAGACAGTGTCTATGGAGACTCTTACGATGATGGGTCTTACCAGAGCGCCCCCGCTATCACAGCATTCTGCTCCCGTTACGACCCGCGAGACGCTTGCGTATGCCCTTGCACTGAAAACGGCTGTACTCCATTCGACTACTTTTTCAAATGGATAGGCAATGAAGACGACTATCCACGACCGCAACCCCCTGAATGGATTGCCTCTAGTCTCCTTGATTCTGTCCAAGATCTCCAGATAAACATGTTGGGAGGCAATGGCAGCAAGGCGATTCGGATGCTCACTTTTCGAGCGCTCCAATTGCCACACACCTGCTGCGGGATTCCTCTCGCTAAAGGATATTGGTGCGAAGGAACGGCCCTGTTGCCCGAGGACGCCAACGAGATCAATGAAGCTCGGGCCGAGTCGCTAGACGTTTTCGAGGCACTCGTTGAGGATCTCACGCGCCGGTACGAACgtgacgacggcgacggcgagccGTTTGGGGTTGCAAAAGCCGACGAGTTCTGGCTCGACTGCTGGGTGCCTGGCGTCCAACGTGTATTGGCAGAGCTGGAAAGTCGAGACTTGACGCAGGAGGAGAAGGAAGCGGCCGAGGAGATTGGCGTTGTTTGGTACGGCCCTCAGACGGAGACACCTCGTGATCCAGACGATGGGGTGACGATGGAAGCGTTTCAGGACATGTTGCGGGCAATAACTCGAGATATTTAGCTTCaatttgtttcttttgcttgctACTTCGTATGTAAAGAGCTTGTGCTTTTTCGTCACAGATTTTCACATCTTTAGTTCATCGTTTGATATAATCCCGACAATCTCCCGCAGCTCGACACCCTCCACTTTGCTGCCGATGCTCCCGCCCCATCCGAAGTTTTGCGCCGCTGTAGGGCTGAGTAAAGTTTGGCGTGCGTTTTAAGACGGATGCGTCAGGAATAAGCTTCTGTGGGTTATCCGTCAAAAACCATCCCCGAGATGAtggcatgaaaaaaaaagcacaaaaaaaaggactgTACCACGGGGCCGATGCATCCATCATGGGGACTTTGCCAGGCCAGAATAGGTCATATCGCTACAGTCCCCCTGAAAACACCGTGCTCGATTAGGCGTGTACGGGAAGGGCGGAGACCCCTTGCAGTCCCAGAGGGCTGACTCGACCGCGGCAAATCTTATTTGTAGATGTATACCCACCTCATCGTTTCGTCATCGACAAGGTCGTGCCATGGTCGGGGACAGCGATGAGGCATTGCACGAATTGTTGACTCTGAATttaactacctaggtaggtaagctgTCAAGTTGTATGGTTGTCATGATTTACCACGTAAAAAGAGTACTCTGTCGGGGTCTAGTTGTAAAAGTTGCGGCGCCACAGCTGGATGCCTGCTAATTCCGTCTACGCACTGAATCGCCACAGGGCAAATGTTAACAATCACACTTTCATACCCCAAGCAGCCCTTCCTCCACTTTTTATGCCGTTCCAAAATTGGCATGACAAAAACGGCTTGACTTGGGGGCTGAGTCTGATTTGAGTTTGATAGCCTGTGTTTGAGCTTTTCGGGGCCCATTTTGGCGGTGACCCCGAGGGGCCCGGTGCTTTGGTTCAAGTCCGGTTCAACGTTCCGTGGGGGGATAGGAGCGACAATTATAAAATGATTTTGACCCGCTCGCAAAGCATGCCGATTCTCTTCTGGTTCCTCATCGGCATCAGCCAGTCATTCTTTTCATAGCCTGCTTTCTACATCCAGTCAACATCCACTCGGCAACAAGTTATCTGCAATTTAGCAAATTCTTTTGCCTGCCATTCTTTAGGATTTTATCGCCACAAATTTAATTTTCATTtccttgttttttcttttttttaagaACCCACCAAAAAACAGCCACAATGGTCTCCttcaccaccctcctcctcgccgccgcggcaTCCCTCTCCACCGAGGCCCGCAACGTCCCCCGCGACTCGCCAGTCTGGCTCACGCTCCCCCCGACCCCGCAGCTCCCGTCGCCAATCTCAAACAAGCTGTACCCCATCAACGGCGTGAATCTGTGGCTGCAAAAGTACAACGAGGCCAAGGGCGGCGTCCCGATCGTCGTGTCCCACGGCGGCCTGGGCTCCAGCGAGTACTTTGGCGCCGTGATCCAGGAGCTCATCAAGCGGGGCTACTACGTCGTGGCCAGCGACCGCCGCGGCCACGGGCGCAGCACCTTCAACGCCAACGACGTCTTCACGTACGACATGTTTGCGCAGGACCAGGACGCGCTGCTCAAGGCCGTCGGCATCAACAAGTACATCTTTGTGGGCTGGTCCGACGGCGCCATCCAGGGCCTGTCGGCGCTCATGGACCCCAAGCTGGCCGCGCCCATGCAAAAGGCTTTCCTCTTTGGCACCACCGCGAGCCCCGCCGACACAAACGTCAACTTTCCAAAGACCGCCATCTTCAACGACTTTGTGACGCGCGTCGCCACCGAGTACCCCACGCTGCAGCCCAAGGCGGACTTCAAGGCCTTTGCCGGCAAGGTCAGCACGCTCGAGAGCACGCTGCCAAACTTCACCGCGGCCGACTTTGCAAAGATTGACGGCACAAAGGTCACCATGGTCGAGGCGGACCACGAGGAGGCAGTCAACAAGGGCACCGGCCTGAGGATCAGCAAGCAGATCCCCGGGAGCAAGTTCGTCTCGCTCCAGGGCGGCAGCCACTTTTCGCCAGTGCAGATCCCGGCCAAGTTTGCCGACGCCATCGAGGCTTTCTTGAAGGCGTAAGCCTGTGGTTTCTTTGGACTTGGACTCGAATTTGTGGATCGGATGTAAATTGATAGACTATAAAATTTGAATAAATACTCGGCGACTTGGATGTTATTACGTTCGGAACTTTGCTCGACTTTTGGCTTGTTTCGGGCCCAGCTTCACCTATAGCCTTGGGTGTTCAAGCTTGAAATATTTGATTGCATCGCAGCTACGAAACCACCGCATACGCACCACGAATTCATGATTTGTTCTGTAGACGACAAGGCAGGGAGGGGCTTCCAATTAAATGATGTTGGTTCGTACAAATGGCCACTTCAGGCCTGATTAACGAAGCGCTCCATCGTCCTTCAAAGTTATTATCAGATAATGCAAAAGCTGGCCAAAGGCCGCAGCAACTGGTGTGCCAGCTTCTTGAAAAATACCTAGGCAATGCCCATTTACGCGGGGTAAAACTTGCGGGTTTTTTCCATGGGCTGGAATGGTCCTCCCGTTATGCTCTGGTACTTGTAGCCCTCTGGCAGATTGCAAATCACGTTTCCGCATTTCTGCTCGGCCTTGCAGGTAAACCTACCGCGCAGGACTCGAACCGACTCGCCCAGATTAAAATGGGTAGCTTCGGCGAGAGTTTCCACCGTTGTCCTCGAGTCCATTGGGGGCTGCCAGATTGCAACCCTGCAGTCGTAGACGCTTATGACTCTCCGAAGCCAGAGTATTGAACTTTTGGACCCCATTCTCGTCGAAGTAAGTATTCTTCCTCGCGGGGCGAGCCACTCCCCACTGACCGCGGTAATTCCACGTCCGAGGCAGGTTGCAGTCTGGCCTTTCGCAATTCTGCTCGACCGAGCAGGTATATCTGCCTTCGATGATCTTGAACGTTTCGCCCCGATTGACATAGATCACTTCGGCAAGTGCACCATTTCTAGAGCGGCTGCCCGGCTTGGGGGGACGGAAGATCGAGATGCCGCAGTCGTACGTGGGGTCGCCCGGAAACCAGGCGGACCCTTCACGCATCCTGCCCGGGGGTGACTGCCCCGGTTCAGTCGCAAAAACGAGTGATGGCGAAAGGGCCacagtggcggcggcggcgaggaatgCTTCGAAACGCATAGTTGCTGTACTAGGAGCTTAAGCTGGCAGGGactcaacttttttttttggaaaaagTTAAAAAGAAGATATGTATGGTAATTATTGCCTATCAAAAAAAGCCTTTACTAAAATAATGCGGTTGCACGGCGCCGATGGGATAATTAAACGTTTATCAAAGATCTGTGGAGAAGGATAAAGGAAAGACTTCCAGATGGGTATTTTCAAAAGAATGTGGTCCGAAAGGTGTCGGATGGGTTGTGGAAGGTGGATGAATAGATGCGAAGAGGCAAATCAAGCCAGGATTTATACTTGAAGGTGGTGATACTTTCACAAAAGGGCAGTTGTCCGCAAAAAGGGTCATTTGAAAGACAGCAAATTGAAATGATCGCTTAGACCGGTATTGCCGAGCCATTACTCAATCTACACAAATGCCTGTCCTAGCTGTAGATTGTACAAATAAATCCTTGTTTGTACTTTGCGGGCTGGCCGAGACCTATACAAGGAAGAAGAACCCTGATTCTGGGGCGGCATTTACCAACAGGGTGGTTTGGCTCATATATAAATAGAACTTTGTCAAGCTTTTACTGTCATTTTGTCACTGCAGCTACCCTTATGAGTCAGTAATTTCATCACGTTACAAGCCTACTCTACATTGTACACAAGATGAACCCATGAAATTATTTACGTGGGGAAAGCCTTGCTTTTAGACAGACAGGTCGGAAGCAGGTACTTGGAGGTTAAGTAGAGGTGCAAACCAGGGTGGATAAAAGACGGACAAGCATCTTGGCTTGGATGCAATGTATTGTTTTAGTACAGACCATGCCCGACCCGCTTTGCACATTTATTCAGCAGGTCGTGTGAtatgcaaagaaaaaaaaagaaaaaaaaaggaaaaagaaaggaaaaaaaaacaatgttTTAGGGTGCTTACCAATGTTCGGTGAATGTAACAACTTAATAGCGGGAGCTGGGCAGAATGTTGCTCGAGTGCCCAGGGAGCTAGGCTGGTATGCGTGAGGTAAGCTCAAGGAAAAACAGGTCCAGCTTAGCTAGAGTTGATATTTATCAGACTTGGCTGCCATAAGACTCATCCAACACCGTAGTTGGTAGGGTCAAGAACGGATTTTGAGGTTTCCTAGCTGAAAGAAGTCGTATTTGAATAGCGTTTATTCTTGCATGAATGGAAGCCCCTAGGATGGCATTCCAAACTACATGGGGCTTGACTGGTACTTGGAAACTATGGTAAAAGCTCCCAATGAAAGGTAAATCTAAAGAAATCAAAATTGACACAAACGCCAGCCCCCCAACACCCGCTGCTTTCTTCCACACTTTGGCCGTAACAAGGGCTCCGGCATTGTACCGAACATCACTGCAATAAATCCATCACGTCCTCGGCCCTGTGGAAGACGAATGACTGAGTAGACAACCAACCAGTAAATCAGTGGCGAGAAGTTTGGGCGGCTTTTTGAGCCTTCAACTGCTCGAGTGATAACTCTGTAAACGTGTGCATATAGACACCGTCGTACGTCCACCCGTTGGGCAGCCCGTGGCATACAGGCTCTTCGCAAGTCGCATCGGTCCTGCACTGATATGTGTGGCCGGTAGACGCGATCTTGACGGGAACATCCTCATTCTTCCCGGCAGATGCGAAGCCCATCTCGGTGCGGAGCTGGGTTCGCCCCTTTTTCGGCGGCGGAGCGTAAATCGTGACCTTGCATGGTGGGTTCCTCAGGTACTCTTCCAATTGGGCTATGTGTTTGTCCAGCTCTGATGGCTTGACCGTCAGGTAAGATCCTCGACCCGCGAATGCACCTGTTGGGGCCAGGGACAAGGTCGCAGCGACTGTGAGGAGGGTGGGGAGCTGCATGGTTTCGAATTGTGAAGATATAAGCTgacggaaaaaaaaaaaatgaatgtATTGAGATAAAAAGAGCGACTTTGAAAGAGTGTATGTTAGAAACAAAGACGAAGGGAACAAGTAGACTAAGGAGGGACAGTAATAACAAAAGGTGGTGGGTGAGTCAAAACTTTGGATACAGGTAAATGCGCGAGAGAAAAAATGCAAATTTATACAAGAGGCCGTTGGAATGAAAGGATCCAGCGATGGCTCAAAATAGATCCAACTTCAGAGTCAGGTAGT from Pyricularia oryzae 70-15 chromosome 4, whole genome shotgun sequence includes these protein-coding regions:
- a CDS encoding alpha/beta hydrolase, with translation MVSFTTLLLAAAASLSTEARNVPRDSPVWLTLPPTPQLPSPISNKLYPINGVNLWLQKYNEAKGGVPIVVSHGGLGSSEYFGAVIQELIKRGYYVVASDRRGHGRSTFNANDVFTYDMFAQDQDALLKAVGINKYIFVGWSDGAIQGLSALMDPKLAAPMQKAFLFGTTASPADTNVNFPKTAIFNDFVTRVATEYPTLQPKADFKAFAGKVSTLESTLPNFTAADFAKIDGTKVTMVEADHEEAVNKGTGLRISKQIPGSKFVSLQGGSHFSPVQIPAKFADAIEAFLKA